Part of the Aquarana catesbeiana isolate 2022-GZ linkage group LG06, ASM4218655v1, whole genome shotgun sequence genome is shown below.
AGTAGAATTGCAATGGCGGTACTTGAAATTACTGTGTACTCACTATTCAATGATACCCAAAACGTATCCAAAGCCACATCTTGAAATTTTATTTGTAATGTGCGATCTTCCCTGATCTCTGCCAGTTGCTCTTGTGCTGCTAGTGGCAATGCTTTTGAGCTATCCAATGCACATGAACTCCAAGGGTTACGGACCCAGTCAAACTCTGCAAAAGCTTCCGAAGGAAAATAGTGACTAAATCTTTCGTCGAGAATTTGTAGGTGTTGAGAGATAAGATCAGAACGTGTGCTGCCATTTgaatgtgcattgcacaggggaaACATCTCAAGGCTGCCCTGTTCTACAAAGGAGCGCCAGAGTGTCAGCTTGGATCTGAAGCCACGTAATTTGTCAGAAGAGGTGAGAAGATTTTCTTCTTTACCTTGCATTTTAGCACTCAGTTCATTTACATGTCTAAAAATGTCGGCCAGGTATGCAAGTTTTGCACACCATTGCGTGTCTTCCATCAATTCCgcatatgcagagctctgtcctattAGAAATGTTCTGATTTCTTCTCTTAACTCGTATACTCCGTCCAAGACTTTTCCCCGTGAAAGCCAGTGGACTGCGTTGTGTAACAACAAGCTATGATGCTCTGCTCCCATTTCTGTGCACAGAATTGAAAACAGGCGTGTCTTTAAGGGCCGCATTTTTATATCATTTACAATGTTCACTGCTCCATCCAGTACATCTGACAGTTCTTTTGGCAGGGTCTTTGCAACTAGTGCCTCCCTGTGAAGAAAGCAGTGAGTGTTTCGCACAGTTGGATTCTGAACTCTGACTCTGCTGATGAAGCCCTTGGCACTACCCATCATGGCAGCAGCGCCATCAGTGCAGACACTGATACAGTTCTTCCAGCTTAATCCGCCCTGTTCAAGATACTCCGTTGTCACACGATAAATCTCCTCTCCACTTGTTTTCTCAGGTatcggtttacaaaaaaaaaacgtcTCCATGATATGGTCCTCATCTATGAATCGAACATTAGCCAAGAGCTGAGCATGCCCACTTATGTCAGTGGATTCATCAACTTGTAAGGAAAATTTCCCAGTAGATCTGATTTTTTCAAAAACCAGGTTTTCAATATCTGCAGACATGTCATTGATTCGCCTTCCAATTGTACTGTCAGACAGTGGAACTTTTGCAGTTTCTTTTGCTGCTTGTGGGCCTAGCATTTTGTTGACAATAGCTGTACATGCTGGCAAAATGACTGTTTCTGCAATTGTGTGTGGCTTCTTAGCTTTAGCTTCTATCTCGGCCACTAAATAGCTAGCCTCCAGTGCTTTCTCTGACACTTTTGCACTCTTCATCATGACTTGCTCTTGTTGTTTGTGTTGACTTTTCAAACGAATGAAATATTCTGGTCCCTTGCTGGCTAGTGATGGATGATTTGTTGTCAGGTGTCTTTTAAGTTTGCTTGGAACCATTGCTTCATTTGATAATTTCATACCACATATCAGACACATAGGGAGAGGGCATGATGAAACCCCTGTACAGTTGAAACCATATGACAGGTAACTGTCATCATACTGTCTTTTTCTTGTCTTGATGCTGGCCTCCACCACCCTCTCTGCTGAGG
Proteins encoded:
- the LOC141147842 gene encoding SCAN domain-containing protein 3-like; amino-acid sequence: MDRFLKRKAPVSSSDLEPSTSSSTSTSAERVVEASIKTRKRQYDDSYLSYGFNCTGVSSCPLPMCLICGMKLSNEAMVPSKLKRHLTTNHPSLASKGPEYFIRLKSQHKQQEQVMMKSAKVSEKALEASYLVAEIEAKAKKPHTIAETVILPACTAIVNKMLGPQAAKETAKVPLSDSTIGRRINDMSADIENLVFEKIRSTGKFSLQVDESTDISGHAQLLANVRFIDEDHIMETFFFCKPIPEKTSGEEIYRVTTEYLEQGGLSWKNCISVCTDGAAAMMGSAKGFISRVRVQNPTVRNTHCFLHREALVAKTLPKELSDVLDGAVNIVNDIKMRPLKTRLFSILCTEMGAEHHSLLLHNAVHWLSRGKVLDGVYELREEIRTFLIGQSSAYAELMEDTQWCAKLAYLADIFRHVNELSAKMQGKEENLLTSSDKLRGFRSKLTLWRSFVEQGSLEMFPLCNAHSNGSTRSDLISQHLQILDERFSHYFPSEAFAEFDWVRNPWSSCALDSSKALPLAAQEQLAEIREDRTLQIKFQDVALDTFWVSLNSEYTVISSTAIAILLPFSTTYLCELSFSSLTYIKNEYRERLRAVDQELRVCLSSIPARIERLCKSSQAQVSH